The region TAACACCAACATTCACAAAAAACCTTTTTAGTGTGCCCCTACTCATTGCCTATGAGAGGATAAATGTGGATGGAGACTCATCTTGTCTTCTTTCCCCCTAGTACTCCTGGAAGTTTCCCCAGCTGGTTCATAGATGGCAATATGCCTTGTGAGTAGTTCATGGGTGATCAACCAAAGAGGCAATGGAATCACTTCACAGCTTCACTTCAACAGCTGAGAGGTGGtgtgtgaagtgatgccttggcaaaaTCTTCTTGTTGCCATcgttcagtctcggaagactatagtatcgcgctctgagtagtggttctggaacagagcgtcctctccagtgcgcaaagcctgggtaaagtagatatggaggataggctgttacccatgcagcaaatcccccctctccacgtcgctgaaatggtccaatggaaaggcagaagccaatatggttggttccagtggcgttgcaggagttgccagaatctgattgtgttcagccatgaactgcctcagggatacGTGTAATATGATGCACACATCACATTACAAGAAAAGAGAGTACACATTCTACTACATACAAAGTGGCACTGCTAAAATAGCTGTCTgtgtgataattggtctctcaTAGAAGAGACCAAGTATCACACAAACATGTCCATTCAGCAATTACACCACACTTTTGCCATTGTGCAGCTCAACACCTGAAAGTAATGCTGGGGGAGCCCATCAATCAtgcgggccagataaagagcttccatgggttgcatctggcccaaGGGCCTTATGTTGGAGGGTCTGGTTCCATGGCTAAAGGGTTATGATTGGAAATTGCTCTCTGTAGCCTGCGCAATTGGCTATAGGCGAGAGGTGAGCCCAGGAATAGGCTATATAGTTCTACGCTGACTTGTAGCAGATGAGCTAGCCTCCCCCGCCAAACTGACTCTCTTAGCAGGTTCCTCAACCTCTTAGGAAaatcaggacccagtcctatccaactttccagcgctgatgcaactgtgccaacgaGCCATGTGCTgaatccagtggtggtggggggcggtcaaagaggcctccccaaggttaGGGAATGATTATTCTCTGCGTTGCAACTGTATCAGTCCTTGAAAGCTGAATAGGGAAAGTTGAATTGGGCCCTCACACTCCCACCAGGATGTGAATTCTTGTGCTGTGGAAGAAATCTCCACAGTTTGCTGACCATTCTGGCTTCATCTGTTTGGTAGTGCTCGTGGAgaagggagaaggggagagagagagagagagaggatgcttAACACAGCAGTTCCAGCAGGTTAAGCTCCACAATCTGGCTGCAGGTCAGGTCAGTGAGTAACAGAGCAAGAAAATAACCTGAGGCTTTGAAGCCAAGGGCTGTTGTGCACCTTTGCCCCATAGAATCATATGGGTTTTTTTAGCTGGAGGGAATTATTCATTCATGGGGTTCCTATTCATTAATGGTAGTTTAATAGCCCACGATGAAGTCTGCCTTGGTATCACCTCCACCCAGTTGAGGGTGCTCACTAGATGTTTTGCTAGGTTAACAGATTATTTACTGAGTAGGGTTTAATCATGAGGACGGTGAGGACTGTTGGAGGTGTGAAATCCTCCTATCTTCTTTCCAAAGTTCTTCTTCCCAATCTCAGGATTCCAGGTAGATTGCTTGGGTCCCAATCCTACAAATTTGGCTGATCCAAAAGGGATTGGGTTAGAAGgcttcatttccattttggaGGTGTGAAATTGCATTCACAGTTTGTATAACTGTAACTATAACAATTTGTATATTTGTACACTTTTTGATACTAGTTTCATTTGTGAACAAGAGTAGGCTCAGAGTTTTGTATATCCCTGGGGCCCCCTGACTTTGAATCAGAATGTACACAAAAGAAGTGGCTTCACTCTTGGTTTCCCTCAGCAATTTCCTGGTAAACTCAATCCATAGCTACTTGGTAATTACAGCATTTGCCTTCTAACTGAATATTGTTgcattgtttttttgtttttttttggtctttttttaaaaaagagtaacAACCATTAAATGTGGCAACTTCATTGCACAGTTGTTATGATAAGAGCCATGATCTGAATCAAGTTGCTGATGAGataataatttcattttttttttttttgctagagaTTAAATGGAATGCTTGGCAGCTGACCAGGGATGAACTCTTTCAAGTGGTTGCAGCTATGGTGAGAACAACCCTGGAGCAAGGGAGGGAATGAATTTGGCTTTTCGGTTCACTTGGTCCGGGTTGAATACGTGTGTCACGTGTATTAACACATTTCAAAGCAAATATTCTAATGAAACGTGGAGTATTTTCTTAGGACTTGAGATGTGACAAATTGTGCCAGTATTTGGTACCAAGTTCGTTCGGATTAGGCGATCATGACAAATTAGACCAAGCAAATGTGGGCTTATTTTGAAGAGCTGGACTCAGGTTGCTTCCTTAATTTTGATCGCAGTAGTGCAGCGATTCACAAACTCACCGTCACTGTGGTGATGCCCTCTTGATGTGGTGATGTCCATGATGCACTGCACTTTGTCCATGATGGCCTGTCGCAGCAGTGTCATTGTGTGATCTCAGCCCAGTgagccaggaaggccacatgAAGCCCTGTGAGTGTgtcatggtgcacagtttgggaaccactaaagtAGTAGATATTGCAAAATTTGGCTAATTTTTCATTAAAGGGCCTTCATATATTAAAGATTTGCCTTTGTGGAAGGGGTGTGAAACTCTGGTATTCAAACTATATGTGGCAATGGCCAACCTGTTTGTTTAAATACAGGTCTTCCTCAATCATGTACAAGCAGGAATGGTGAGGGGCTTGATTTTTAGGGCAAGAGAAGTGAGTGGAGATGCTAAGTAACCCTACTGCCCACAGCTTATCTCCTCACAGCCTCTCACAGTGTTATTCCCCCACCTGTTGGACATTATACCAGAAATGAGTGAACCTGGATGGAAGAAAaatgtgggggaaagggggagagacaATGTGGAACCAAGCAGTGGGCACAAGGAGAAGTCAGCTTCCTTTTCttcgagcccccccccccattctgacaGTAGCCCTTGAGGCCAGCTACTTTGTATCCTTTTTTTCACATTTGTTTTCCTTCATGCCATGCTACAATGGTGTGGCTTGTAATAATTACTGCTGGAAGTCTAGTCTTTTCTTTTTACTATTATGACAGCGGCTTTTATGATTGTCtgagacaggggtgcccaaaccccggcccgggggccacctgTGGCCTTCAAGAGCTCTCAgtcaggccctcaggaagcccccagtctccaatgaggctctggccctccagagacttgttggagcccgtgctggcccaacgcaactccTGTTAGCaagagggcgactgttcaacttctaacctgagctgtgggacaagggctccctccactacttgctgtttcatgcctgtgatgcagcagtggcagcgaaggaaaggctggccttgctttgtgcaaagccttttataggccttgagctactgcaagaccttcattcattcatataagttccatctctaatatattcatttatgtaaatctattcaaattttaaattttaaattatttttcccagcccccgacacagtgtcagagagatgatgtggccctcctgccaaaatgtttggacacccctggtctgagaGGATGATGTGTCAGTGTTCTAACATACATGAGTGAACTAGGCAGCCATGTTTGTGTTGTACGGTAAAGTGACGGGAATGAGAATTTGTGCAGCAGCTGATCCTTGTATGCATCATTGTATGTTAATTCCCGCTGGATACGATCATCATGCATACTCTGGCATTTGTCACAATGAGCATCATACAGTATAAGGGAACACTTGAGGGTACTCATGACACAAATGCATTCTTAGCCCTGACATACTTAGCTTTTCTTTGGTAAATAGCAATTTCAGGAGAGCCTCAATTTAGATTGAGACTGTGGTTTTGAAGGGAGCTTAGTTCTTCCTTCCCTCCACAGTCACAGAGATGTCTCTTCCTTTCAAACTTTGTGGTGATCACTGAGAGATACAGCAACTAGTTCTGCTGGTGTAAAGCTCTAACACATTTATGCATACAAGAAATAACTTATTTGATTTGGAAAGCATTTATGGCTAAGTGTTCAATGGTGACTTTCTTTAATGCCATTTGATTTTATTGCAGCttcttgttttttcttttacTAAAACAGTTATATTTAACACCACTTGCTGGCTGCAGGGCGCCAGTACTGAACATAGCCGATTGTGATGCCATGGGCCTGATTGTGCGATACCCTGTCTGCTCATTGTTCAACGCTGATGGTTTCTCTTGAGGCCAAACATATTTACAGAGGGCAAGAGTTCAGTAGATATCTGATTGTGTCTCAGAGATAAGTGTTGCTTTGATGGGTTGTCACAtccaataaatataaatattcattCTCTATACAATCAGCCCTCATCTTATGCACGTTTTTACTTCTGCATATTCAAGTGAGTGCATATACATgctcagtgagagagagagagagagagagagagagagagagaggctttaaATAATGTTGGTGATTCTGTCCACCATTTCACTCAATAAGTATATGCCCTGAAGAGTGAGATGGaagaatgaatctgctgttccctcagttgtcTCAGTTCCCATGTGTCTCTCTTAGCATGGTTTagtttttaaagggacagtatGTATGTTTTTCAGATTTAAAGGTAATTTAGAGCATACACAATTTTTGCCTTATGCACTGACTTCAGATTCTAACCCTTGCATAAGATGCTGAATGATTCTAGTTGCATATACTTGTGTAACTGAAATGAATCCATACTGTAGAAATTTAGGACTGGCACTGAAATTTTGCGCAAAATGAAATTAGAAGTGAATGGCAGGTTTCTTTCCTAGAtgaaacatctgagaatgttcaaGTGAAGTGCGTTTTAATAGGCCAAGCGTAGGCTTGTTCAAACAATACCTGTAATAGCAAACTGTCCCACACAATTAAGACTGTGAACACCGTGTGAGAACACACACCCCTCCTATTGTGCCTGGGGGGCTTTGACTTTAAAGCACTACTGGCAGGGTATGTAGAAGCCCCAAGTGCTTAAGCAACTTCACTCCAGGCAAGATGGGAGGTGCcaaaatgtgtttgtgtgtgtgttcatgatgCATTCACATTCTTTACTGTGCGGGGCTGGTTTGCTGCTTCAAGTATCATCTGAACCTGCCCTGACATTTCTCAGTGAGTTTCTTCAAATTCCTGCTTAGCAACCAAATTTTGCACAAAGTGGAATTCAGGGAAGCCCTGCAAGCTTCTGTAACACAAATGGAATGTCTCAAGGGGCTCTGCATATCCATGTACTTCTTTGTGCTACAGGTGATTCAAGTGGGAGAATTTTCAAATAGAGTGCAACAAAACATTTATGCTTTGCAAATAGTAGAAAAGGTTTATTGAACTATTCCAGCCAAAAGAAATGAGAATTTCAGAATGTGTGAGGCAAATTGCTTAAAGGGAGGAAAGTTCTAGAAAAATGCTTTGAAAAGAAATTATTTGCTTGCATGGCTCCTGACGGCATTCTCTTTTCTTGCTTCTCTGACGGGAcatgtagcaaaagaaatgaaacttGCAGTATCCTGATTTTTATTTACTTGGCTTCTCCTCAACCGTTTTGACCTGGGATGAGACGACTCTGCCATCAACCACTTCTTCAACAATTGTCTTAACCATTCGGGTTTTTGTCGACTCTGGAAATGTTTAAAAACCAATATTAACATGTGTTCACATAAATGTTCCAAACATATCTTTGATATGCCTTCTTTTctattttactatattttttataGAAGCAGATTGTCATAAAGCACATAAATGCCCAAGCAGATGTGATATTGGCAAATTGGTGAATCAAATTGGGTTGCTGCTGATTCCCTATAAACAACGAATGAGGGGCAGTTAAAAGTACATATTGGAAGGTGGAGCCCATTCCTGATCACCCAGCTATGTTTCTTGCTCTGAGATTGCTTATTCATGGCTTTTACCCCCAGGACTGGAAGTAGCCCCTAATGGGTAAAAGCAACTGGGGGAAAAACTGAGATGGAGGAAAGATCCAAATAAACCCAGTTTGACACACAGATCAACCAGCTTGTCCTTCCTGCTCATGCTGCACTTTAAAATTCCCTTCCCTACTTTATTGGAAATTTGCAAGGCCTGGGTTGGGTCTTTCTGCCATCTTGTCTAAAAGTTGGTTTAATACAATCAGAATATATTTTAGTCCTATGTTAAAGTAGCATTAGGATTAACAGCTAAAATATTTACAGGTTAGTCACTTTGAGAAACCAGATGATATAAATTGGGCAGAAACGGAATTTTCCAGTAATTTTAATTTGGACAAGTTGCACAGGTATGATGCAAAGACAGTATGCTATAAAGCATGAGTCCTGAGGGAAGAATGTGTGGAGGAGGCACAAGGCAGTCCTATaatacaggggtggccaaacttgcttaatgtaagagctacTATGTTTGTGAGTTGCAAGAGTGATGTTTGAGGgccacagtatttaagaagcatttaaattcttaaatatatttacttgccATGAACAAACTCATGTTTTAAtccagtttatacctggtaaataattttAACGCTTGAACATTTTTTAATTTGCCTTTTgtattaactgtgatgcaaaaaggagctcagcgaCCATATTTCTGCAAACTGCACATTATGTGCTGAAGAGCTGCATGTGTCTTGTGAACCACGGTTTGGTCACCCTTGCTGCAGTACATACTCAAGCTTGTTTAATAGCCTTTAACACTGGAAAAGCCTAGAAAATCTATTTCTGAGATGCCAAGGTCTGCACACAGAGTGGAGGATTGGGGTATTGCTAAATGTCAGGAAGTACCTGGAATGTGCTTTTGATATGAAGGAAAGGAAACTCTGGAATCAAGGGGGGCTGCATGTTAGAAATGTGAATGAAAAGGTTAAGGGGGTGCAGAGTGTCACTGATGTAGATGAAGTAATCAGCCATATATTTGGCTGTGCATTACCTTTGCCAGAACTTCCTGAGCCATAGCTTGAAGATCCGTAAGTTGAAGACCCGAAACCACTGtcaaaagaaacatttttggGTTAGTATTAGTAGTCCTTATGCTTCCATTTTCAGCAAGCAATGAAGGTTTACGGTAGTGAGACATTAAAAGTCATTCTTGATCATCAGCTCAGACTTGCTTTTGACTGTTTTGAAATGGATGGTTGAATGTCAATTCTAACAGCCCGATGCAGGTGTTCTGAATTTGGGAAAAATCATTGGGATTAACCTCCAACAAGGCTAATTGGGCCAGCCTCCAGTAAACTGTACATGCACAAGCTCCCTGCAGAACTCCAGATCAATGTGTAAAGGTTGAATGGGAAGGGCAGCATGATGGGTGAAATCCTGATTTACTCCCCAAACATTCTTTGTCCCCAAATTTAGAAAGTCTGTAGGGAATGCAGTTTCGGCTAATGTAGATCTCACTTTTTAACAGATATTTAGGATTGTTCCCACTTCTACATATTTTCTGAATACAAAATGCCATGGAAGTTGCACTCACACCATACAAATCACTATTGTGTTGGTCTTGCCATAAGGTTGGATCAGCagagctctagaacaggggtgcccaaaccccggccctggggccacttgtggccctcgaggcctctcaatgcagcccacagggagcccccagtctccaatgagcctctggcccttcggagatttgttggaacccgcactggcccggcacaactgctctcagcataagggcaactgtttgacctctcacgtgagatgtgggatgagggctccctccactgcttgctgtttcacatctgtgatgaggtagcagcagcaaaggaaaggccagccttgctttgtgccaggccttttataggccttgagctattgcaagaccttcattcattcatataagttcatctttaatatattcgtttaggtaaacttatgtaaatttattcatattttaaatataaattaattattttttcccctggcccccgacacagtgtcagagagacaatgtggccctcctgccaaaaactttggacacccctgctctagaatttgTTTTGGGACACAAATCTGACTGTGAGATGAGATCCATATGATACATTTATGTGTCTGACTGTTAGCAAGTTTGCCTGGAATAAAGTAACTCTCCAATCTGCCTTACCTACTAAAAGTAAAATCTAATGCCAACTGCAGCTTAACACCTGGTTGAAGTTTCAAAAGATGGGGTATCTGCTGTCGTAACGACTCattcctaaccagctttccagtgccgatgcagctgcaatgcagtcttgaggGACTGCATTGTAATTAGTtcctaagggaacaaatgttctcttaccttgaggaggcctttgtgactgcccccccccccaatgcagcatgcatcacattggcacggctgcactggcataggaaacttggttaggattgtgctgtaatcctGCTGTGCACGCCTTAGGTGGCATCTTCCAATGATATGGATGGGGCATGGATATAGctgcagaagggaggcaggagacCTGTCTTATTAGATAGCATGGTAAGGAAGGATGCTGTTTTTTGCTGGTAAGTGTAGTGTTGCTGGCTTAGAAGAGGTTCTTGTATGCTTTCTGCTGCTGTGGGTGACAACTGGAGGTAGAATGTGTTGAAGCATTTAATTAAGTCCTCATTTTTTGGAGCTTTACTTTAGTATTTTAGATTTCCTGTACATCTTTTTTTGTACTGAtggcttttaaaatgcatttagcTATCCCACACCTTCAAAATAGGTGAAGAATAAACATTAAAATTGTACCCCGGAATTCTGGACTCTTCTTTGATTTTTTCCTATGCTGGGTGTTAGTTTTCTCTGTTTGTACTGTGCCCTTAACCATTGGTTGGGCATGGTAGAAATACTACAGAAATAGTTACCGGTGGTATTGACATAGTGTGATTGATACCTCTACCATAGTAACTGAATTTCAAAAGGAACAGAAAATTGTGGTATTTTTCATCACCCATTTGTGCTACAAATGGACTCATTTTGTGCTACAAATTTGTGCTACaaagagtcatggactcttcgctcacaacaggagaggaaactgaacacattccacatgcgctgcctccgatgcatcctcggcatcacctggcaggacagagttccaaacaacatagtcctggaatgagctggaatccctggcatgtatgcactgctgaaacagagacgcctgcgttggctcggtcatgtcgtgagaatggatgatggccggatcccaaaggatctcctctatggagaactcgtgcaaggaaagcgccctacaggtagaccacagctgcgatacaaggacatctgcaagagggatctgaaggccttaggagtggacctcaacaggtgggaaaccctggcctctgaacggtacgcttggaggcaggctgtgcagcatggcctttcccagtttgaagaaacacttggccaacagaccgaggcaaagagggaaggcccacagccagggagacagaccagggacacactacacttgctcccagtgtggaagggattgtcactcccaaattggccttttcagccacactagacgctgtgccagaaccaccatccagagcgcgataccatagtcttccaagactgaaggttgccaactaactgtgcTACAGGAGAGTACTGTAGAAGCATATCCTTTGCCGGGGGTGAATGTCATGTCTAGTGAACCTGCCTTTTATGTAAGAATGTGCTTGCTTAAATTGAATGCAATATTGTTTCCTTACCCTCCTTCTCCATCCAGCAAACGGCGGTAGGTCTCAATCTCCTGCTCCAGACGTGACTTGATACCCAAAAGCATCTGATACTCTGCATTCTGGGTCTCCATTTCACCCCGAATCTGCACAAGCTGTTCCTCTAAACTACTGATCTGGGCTTGGATCTGAGCGAGTTGATCACAGTAATTTTGTTCTGTTTCTGCCAAAGTGCCCTCCAGGGATTGTTTCTATCATAGAAGAGGTTGAAgcgtttttttggagggggggtaggGGTGATGGAAGGAAGAAAAAACATGGCACCAGTTCGTAAATGGGGAAGAGAAGGCAGTCTTCCACAAAGaaaattattgttttaaatttcatTATAACCACTCATACTTGCACATAAACTCTTTGTATGAAAATTAGCTGCACCATCTTAGTGCTTGTGTATCCTTTATTGTATGGGGGCACATTTATAAGAATAGTGGCCCAATCGTAATAGGGCCTTATActgctggaacaagtgttctgacagcataaggccctttatggcaATACATCATTCCATGTGGCCTGACCACTCCTGCTGATGGCAAGTGGATGAGTACATGCTTCTGTGGGCCCTCCACATGCCTCAGCCCTGGTAAGTCAACGTGGGGAGGGCctgaaggaaggcaggaaggtggTCAAACAGGACAGAGATCAGGGCAGTTAGGAGGGCAGGCCAGGGTAGGGGTGGTTTCAGCGGCCATTTGGAATATCTCCAACTGGCATGACACTAAACCTACCATGGCAAGTTGGGCCTGCAGCTCCAGTTCCAGCCCCTGAAGAGTGCGCCTCAGTTCAGTGATTTCACTCTTGCTGGAGCTCAGCTGATCCACGTTAGCAGATATCTCCTGCCTCAGTGCTCCAACCTAAGACAGGGTAAAAATCAAACAGGAAAAAGCATTTAGTGGGATTGATAATTTGAGCATTTTCCCGGGCTCGGGGGGATAGGACCATTCTTACCTGTTTGTTGAACTGTTCTTCTGCCTCTCTACGATTCTTGTCCGCAAGCTCTTCATACTGGCTTCTCATCTCATTCAGCAGCTTAGTCAGGTCGACTCCTGGGGCGGCATCCATCTCCACATTAACATCACCACTGGCCACCCCTCGGAAGCTCTTCATTTCCTATAGAAGGAGAAGTCTACTGAATTTTCAACAGCTTGTGGAGTGACCTGGTCATTAAGCGACAACGGTCCACAAAGAGTATGGGGGAATCTTATGCATGTCCTATTGAAATGATTGGGATTTGTGTAAGATGGCAGAGTATTCtatttttttcagttgttttttCTTAAAACTCTGCAGGCAACTGTCTTTGAAAGCCCAGAGGTGCATGGAATTCCAGGCCTATGGTTTGTATTGTAAAATTAATGCATTATATTTTCATGAATGTGAGAAGGTAGGATTAATTCATGAGTACAtactatttattttattcttgTGGCATGTAAACATACATAGAAAGTACAATACATGCAAGATCCCGCCCATGGGATGTTCTTGCATTTGGCATGGGAAAAAAACCTGCAAGTGATGATAAACAAGGGAAGAAATATATATTGGGAAAAGGTGTTGCAGTAAAGGAGGGCACTTGGAAGGGAATAAACATAAATATAAGATATAATGATGGATACTTGAGTAATCCATACATCCATGTGGCAGTTCAACATCACTGACTGTATCTGTATAAAGGGAAGTCCTGCTGTACACTCACATGACCACTAGATGGCAGGCACACCTGGGTTTTGATTGCATCAAGCAACAGTATGCTGTGAATTATTTTGCAAATAGCATTTCAATGAAAATAGTTCATTGCAGGTTCTCTAAACCAGGACTTTTGAAATATGTTCTTCTCTTTATGAGCTACATCTTGCTGTGAGTCTCACCTTCTCTTTTCTGCTGCTATGTCTTGCACCATACTTGCGACAGGAGCTATGTGAGCTAACCTGCCtttctctatcttttttttttttaaacttgggaaGACTTGCTTCTAAGCAACGGGAATTGACATAGCAGCATTAGGCAAACAGTTCTCCTACCTCTTCATGGTTTTTCCTGAGATAGGCAAGCTCCTCTTTCAAGCTTTCGATCTGCTGCTCGAAGTCAGACCTAGTCATGGTTAAGTCATCCAGAACTCTCCGCAGACCATTGATGTCACTCTCTACACTCTGGTGTAGGAACAGTTCGTTTTCATACCTTATAAAGTGAATGTGAGAATTAGGTTTACAGAATTGACTATTGACTGtacatcagcaactgttaccctgcaaatgcctgatcttggaaactaagcagggtcaggcctggttagtacttggatgggagactgcctgggaatactgggggctgtaggcttataccatagtctttcgagactgaaggttgccaa is a window of Tiliqua scincoides isolate rTilSci1 chromosome 5, rTilSci1.hap2, whole genome shotgun sequence DNA encoding:
- the LOC136651166 gene encoding keratin, type I cytoskeletal 24-like, which codes for MALSVLTSGSSRQHSSYSLGGGGGSVRLSSGVGFSGGSKFAGGYGGGSFGGGYGSGMGGGFGSGMGGGFGGGMGGGLGGGFAGGSFVGGGFGGGDGGLLSGDEKQTMQNLNDRLANYLGKVRALEEANADLEQKIKEWYSKFSTPATDHDYSKYFRIIEDLRNQICRTTIENAGVVLQIDNARLAADDFKLKYENELFLHQSVESDINGLRRVLDDLTMTRSDFEQQIESLKEELAYLRKNHEEEMKSFRGVASGDVNVEMDAAPGVDLTKLLNEMRSQYEELADKNRREAEEQFNKQVGALRQEISANVDQLSSSKSEITELRRTLQGLELELQAQLAMKQSLEGTLAETEQNYCDQLAQIQAQISSLEEQLVQIRGEMETQNAEYQMLLGIKSRLEQEIETYRRLLDGEGGSCNSSSGFGSSTYGSSSYESTKTRMVKTIVEEVVDGRVVSSQVKTVEEKPSK